Proteins encoded together in one Streptomyces sp. B1I3 window:
- a CDS encoding biotin transporter BioY, with the protein MSTAAAPTRTGVVLADLLPAVRHRYAVDAALVAGGAALTGIAAQIAVPVPGSPVPVTGQTFAALLIGTALGARRGFLSLALYAVVGMAGMPWFSEGSSGAGGASFGYVLGMLLAATVVGGLARRGGDRSVLRTAGTMAVGSLIIYAVGVPYLALSTGMSMSAAVAAGLVPFLIGDALKAALAMGALPASWKLLGRRD; encoded by the coding sequence ATGAGCACTGCTGCCGCCCCCACCCGTACCGGAGTGGTCCTCGCCGACCTGCTGCCCGCGGTCCGGCACCGTTACGCCGTGGACGCGGCGCTGGTCGCCGGCGGCGCCGCCCTCACCGGCATCGCGGCCCAGATCGCCGTGCCCGTTCCCGGCTCCCCGGTCCCCGTCACCGGCCAGACGTTCGCCGCGCTGCTCATCGGCACCGCGCTCGGCGCCCGCCGCGGCTTCCTCTCCCTGGCCCTGTACGCCGTCGTCGGCATGGCCGGCATGCCGTGGTTCTCCGAGGGCAGTTCCGGCGCCGGAGGCGCCTCGTTCGGTTACGTCCTCGGCATGCTGCTCGCCGCCACGGTCGTCGGCGGCCTCGCCCGCCGCGGTGGTGACCGCTCCGTCCTGCGCACCGCCGGCACCATGGCCGTCGGCTCGCTGATCATCTACGCGGTCGGCGTGCCGTACCTCGCGCTCTCCACCGGCATGTCGATGAGCGCCGCCGTGGCGGCCGGCCTGGTGCCGTTCCTGATCGGCGACGCCCTCAAGGCCGCGCTGGCCATGGGCGCCCTGCCCGCCTCCTGGAAGCTCCTCGGGCGCCGCGACTGA